Proteins from a genomic interval of Luteibacter pinisoli:
- a CDS encoding response regulator transcription factor — MPRRMLAVVIEPSASLAQTVADVLGQRGYETATASTHASAANQVEKFDTVDFLVAAVPAPGEDHAGAYLEEARKKNASMSVVIMLSDPNEPTDDAPANAVRVVKPFSLHELNAAIDLASRSSSGTP; from the coding sequence ATGCCTCGCCGGATGCTCGCTGTTGTAATCGAACCAAGTGCGTCCCTTGCCCAGACCGTGGCCGATGTCCTCGGCCAGCGTGGGTACGAGACGGCGACGGCATCGACCCATGCAAGCGCGGCAAATCAGGTCGAAAAGTTCGATACCGTGGACTTTCTCGTAGCCGCCGTTCCCGCCCCTGGAGAGGACCACGCCGGCGCGTATCTGGAAGAGGCGCGGAAAAAGAACGCATCGATGAGCGTGGTCATCATGCTCTCCGACCCCAATGAGCCGACGGACGACGCACCCGCGAACGCCGTGCGGGTCGTCAAGCCTTTCAGCCTCCATGAGCTGAATGCTGCCATTGATTTGGCCTCTCGCAGTTCTTCGGGCACCCCGTGA
- a CDS encoding DUF3606 domain-containing protein — protein MRTGTFGTRQSLVPDVSHELPRITRINPDDAEDVRLWALALGVNPASVYAAVAAVGADALAVQAYLRGPGMPRDDKPRE, from the coding sequence GTGCGTACCGGCACGTTCGGCACCAGGCAATCCTTGGTTCCCGACGTGTCGCACGAATTACCCCGCATCACCCGCATCAACCCCGACGACGCCGAAGACGTCCGGCTCTGGGCGCTCGCCCTGGGCGTCAACCCCGCGTCGGTGTACGCGGCCGTTGCTGCGGTCGGTGCCGACGCCCTGGCGGTCCAGGCATACCTGCGAGGCCCCGGTATGCCGCGTGACGACAAGCCAAGGGAGTGA
- a CDS encoding Hsp20 family protein, which produces MRTLNLNPIFRANSGLDRVFDLIEAAAQRQGDDFPPFDSLRLSDNRFRLSIAVPGFRDDEVAVTQHKRELIVSGERKVDTEGEYLHQGIPARVFSRRFQLAEHTEVTGATLAHGLLSIELVRNVPDAEKPRTIPVSVSPDSAEPVRQVERNVA; this is translated from the coding sequence ATGCGTACTCTCAACCTCAACCCCATCTTTCGCGCCAACTCCGGCCTCGACCGGGTCTTTGACCTCATTGAAGCGGCAGCCCAGCGGCAGGGCGATGATTTTCCGCCCTTCGATTCGCTGCGCCTCTCAGACAACCGCTTTCGCCTGTCCATCGCCGTCCCGGGTTTCCGTGACGACGAAGTCGCGGTCACGCAGCACAAGCGTGAGCTTATTGTCAGCGGTGAGCGCAAGGTCGACACGGAAGGGGAATATCTCCACCAGGGCATTCCCGCGCGGGTCTTCAGCCGCCGGTTCCAGCTTGCCGAACATACGGAAGTCACCGGGGCGACGCTCGCCCATGGCCTGCTGTCGATTGAGCTTGTCCGGAACGTTCCCGACGCCGAAAAGCCCCGCACCATTCCCGTGAGTGTGTCCCCGGACAGTGCCGAGCCTGTGCGTCAGGTTGAGCGCAACGTGGCCTGA
- a CDS encoding EAL domain-containing protein, translated as MNRTGCRGCGDAEAVAAGLTMAFQPIVDVGARRVFAHEALVRGTSGQSAQDVLSAVAHDNRYAFDQACRIVAIRTAARVGPPALLSINFLPNAVYNPEHCLQATFVAAAQAGWPVDRVIFEVTEHEEVVDHGHLVAILAAYKAHGFLTAIDDFGAGFAGMNLLADFQPDLLKLDIGLVRGIDTDAARRRIVQHLAAMCSDLSVRVIAEGVETQDECRALLDLGIGLQQGFLFARPGLASLPAVAWPDLTDGP; from the coding sequence ATGAACCGGACAGGCTGCAGGGGATGCGGTGATGCGGAAGCCGTGGCGGCCGGGTTGACGATGGCATTCCAGCCCATTGTTGATGTCGGCGCACGACGCGTCTTCGCCCACGAAGCGCTGGTCAGGGGAACAAGCGGACAGTCCGCCCAGGACGTCCTCTCGGCGGTCGCCCACGACAACCGCTATGCGTTCGACCAGGCCTGCCGCATCGTCGCCATTCGCACGGCCGCCCGCGTTGGCCCGCCGGCGCTCCTGTCCATCAACTTCCTCCCGAACGCGGTCTACAACCCGGAACATTGTCTCCAGGCAACCTTTGTTGCAGCGGCGCAAGCGGGCTGGCCGGTCGACCGCGTCATCTTCGAAGTCACCGAGCACGAGGAGGTCGTCGACCACGGACATCTCGTCGCGATTCTCGCGGCCTACAAGGCACACGGCTTTCTCACAGCGATTGATGACTTCGGCGCCGGATTTGCGGGCATGAACCTCCTCGCAGACTTCCAGCCTGACCTCCTGAAGCTCGACATCGGCCTTGTCAGGGGCATCGACACCGACGCCGCCCGCCGTCGTATCGTCCAGCACCTCGCGGCGATGTGCAGTGACCTCAGCGTGCGCGTGATAGCCGAGGGTGTCGAAACACAAGACGAGTGCCGGGCGCTCCTTGACCTTGGCATCGGCCTGCAACAGGGCTTTTTGTTTGCAAGGCCCGGGCTTGCGTCATTGCCCGCTGTAGCGTGGCCGGACCTGACCGACGGTCCCTAG
- a CDS encoding MobA/MobL family protein codes for MAEHARPHLHTHNRDKKHSAVAAAAYRLGIKLFDERTEKWHDYSGRAGKAVVFGETIGPKGVPQWLLDPASLWNAVEKAEQRSDAQIARDYRIPIPLGLDEKAAIAMSRSVAGYIVARFNVPVCVAVHRDNSVDLDGKVKPDEKIGFHAHLLFPTRELVREGDGAGDGWMFSRKFTELSNARMSSGVVDAMNEKWARLANRYLTDAGLPATYEYQSYKRLGLDKTPKPVRARKYGEAAEWYKPPRPAGKSPSGTKGAAGLNARSPDIRLDKASVATRLQARRVAKGTRAAATQLKRHQRIAARPIHGKAPLLNRVSFVGGRTLRIDSNLRLSELMRNAGHRPTSDAEQAALERSMFLADLIESLLFAMERARQERGEFAMEMLRRQMAFDDARVRQGIVDRDLRRAEENLQRWLTLHPLRPRLRRPTDEHRRLVEARDRAAVSVERVHASLSKMTEEKQDLVRVEEHLRGNNDKAMRRIRATIEGYKPEFRTVSDALKRHLSDQQKLDIDSLARHLGLDAPEEVTLSRTEAAFPKGTRP; via the coding sequence ATGGCAGAGCACGCCCGCCCGCACCTCCATACCCACAACCGCGACAAGAAGCACAGCGCTGTTGCCGCTGCCGCCTACCGTCTCGGCATCAAGCTCTTCGACGAGCGCACCGAAAAGTGGCACGACTACTCCGGCCGTGCCGGCAAGGCCGTTGTCTTCGGGGAAACCATCGGCCCGAAGGGTGTACCGCAATGGCTCCTCGACCCCGCGTCCCTCTGGAACGCGGTCGAGAAAGCCGAGCAACGCAGTGATGCGCAGATTGCGCGCGATTACCGCATCCCCATTCCCTTGGGGCTCGACGAGAAAGCGGCGATTGCCATGAGCCGCTCGGTCGCCGGCTACATCGTTGCCCGGTTCAATGTCCCCGTCTGTGTCGCAGTCCATCGCGACAACAGTGTCGACCTCGACGGGAAGGTCAAGCCCGATGAGAAGATTGGCTTCCATGCGCATCTCCTGTTTCCCACGCGTGAGTTGGTCCGGGAAGGCGATGGGGCAGGGGATGGCTGGATGTTCTCAAGGAAGTTTACTGAGCTCTCCAACGCCCGCATGTCGTCCGGTGTCGTTGACGCGATGAACGAAAAATGGGCACGCCTTGCCAACCGGTATCTGACCGACGCGGGCCTCCCGGCAACGTATGAATACCAAAGCTACAAACGCCTCGGGCTGGACAAGACACCAAAGCCTGTCCGCGCGCGGAAATACGGGGAGGCAGCAGAGTGGTACAAGCCACCCCGGCCAGCAGGAAAATCGCCCTCAGGCACGAAGGGAGCGGCCGGCCTCAATGCAAGGTCGCCCGACATCCGGCTCGACAAGGCATCCGTCGCAACACGCCTCCAGGCCCGACGTGTGGCAAAGGGCACGCGTGCGGCGGCGACCCAACTCAAACGGCACCAGCGTATCGCTGCAAGGCCCATCCATGGCAAGGCCCCCTTGCTCAACCGCGTGTCTTTCGTCGGAGGACGCACGCTTCGCATTGACTCCAACCTGCGTCTGTCCGAATTGATGCGAAACGCTGGCCATCGCCCGACGAGTGATGCCGAACAGGCTGCCCTCGAGCGCAGCATGTTCCTCGCTGACCTGATTGAAAGCCTGCTCTTCGCGATGGAGCGGGCAAGGCAGGAGCGGGGCGAATTTGCCATGGAGATGCTCCGCCGGCAGATGGCGTTCGATGATGCGCGCGTCAGGCAGGGCATTGTCGACCGCGACTTGCGCCGCGCTGAAGAAAACCTGCAGCGCTGGTTGACCCTCCATCCGCTCCGTCCCCGCCTTCGCCGGCCCACGGATGAGCACCGCCGGCTGGTCGAGGCGCGAGACCGGGCGGCTGTGAGCGTCGAGCGTGTGCATGCGTCGCTTTCGAAGATGACCGAGGAGAAACAGGACCTCGTCCGCGTCGAAGAGCACCTGCGCGGGAACAACGACAAGGCAATGCGTCGAATCCGGGCAACGATTGAAGGCTACAAGCCGGAATTTCGCACTGTGAGTGATGCGCTCAAACGCCATCTCTCCGACCAGCAGAAGCTCGACATCGACAGCCTCGCCCGGCACCTCGGCCTCGACGCGCCAGAGGAAGTGACCCTTTCACGGACCGAGGCGGCGTTTCCCAAGGGAACCCGCCCGTAA
- a CDS encoding DUF6602 domain-containing protein, with amino-acid sequence MDIEQYFMDLTAESQALKNRIRNLIRDQHWLSDGEWKESVVRAMIRRIIGQDIGVARGFVVSGERASSQIDILLYDASQPVLHRDGDFVVITPNACRGIIEVKTRLTRTRLEEAIDKLADDADFIRASGGNRLDFVGLFDFETEFGMEASEDALRMLAEIARHERARVVDHVVLGRSTFMRFWDKAEDTVRPGHWSLYKLQDMAPGYFLHNLALRLSSVPPGTEEDWFPRNGKQAFRRADVPLGRAPRRASQSPAARRRR; translated from the coding sequence GTGGACATCGAGCAGTATTTCATGGACCTCACCGCCGAATCCCAGGCGCTCAAGAACCGAATCCGGAACCTGATTCGGGACCAGCACTGGCTTTCTGATGGTGAATGGAAGGAGTCGGTGGTGCGCGCGATGATTCGCCGCATCATCGGGCAGGACATCGGGGTGGCGCGTGGATTCGTCGTCAGTGGTGAAAGGGCGTCCAGCCAAATCGACATCCTCCTCTATGACGCCTCGCAGCCGGTCTTGCATCGGGACGGCGACTTCGTGGTCATCACGCCCAATGCCTGCCGGGGCATCATCGAGGTCAAGACAAGGCTGACGCGGACACGGCTTGAGGAAGCCATCGACAAGCTCGCCGACGACGCCGATTTTATCCGGGCGTCAGGCGGGAACCGCCTCGATTTCGTCGGCCTCTTCGATTTTGAAACCGAGTTTGGGATGGAAGCCAGTGAAGATGCACTGCGCATGCTGGCGGAGATTGCACGCCACGAGCGCGCCCGGGTCGTCGACCACGTCGTCCTTGGCCGTTCGACCTTCATGCGCTTCTGGGACAAGGCCGAGGACACCGTGCGGCCGGGACACTGGTCGCTCTACAAGCTCCAGGACATGGCGCCCGGCTATTTCCTCCACAACCTCGCGCTTAGACTCTCGTCCGTACCACCCGGAACCGAGGAGGACTGGTTTCCGCGTAACGGCAAGCAAGCGTTCCGCAGGGCAGATGTGCCACTGGGCCGGGCGCCGCGCCGTGCCTCCCAAAGCCCTGCCGCGCGAAGGCGGCGGTGA
- a CDS encoding carboxypeptidase-like regulatory domain-containing protein has translation MNHAVARRFSVRVLLTATLLAVVLGASVKAQGTAGSVFGHGPAGGEVTVTSSTGAQRHATISSSGRYTISPVPTGVWTVALSTGGQAVDTRKNIPVTVGRGAQIDFACPNDQCAQAK, from the coding sequence ATGAACCATGCCGTTGCACGTCGCTTTTCCGTCCGCGTTCTACTCACCGCGACCCTTCTGGCCGTTGTCCTTGGCGCCAGCGTGAAGGCCCAGGGCACGGCTGGGAGCGTCTTCGGCCATGGGCCCGCTGGCGGCGAGGTCACGGTCACCAGTTCAACCGGCGCGCAGCGCCACGCAACCATCAGCAGCTCAGGGCGCTACACCATCTCCCCGGTTCCGACCGGCGTCTGGACCGTGGCACTGTCAACCGGCGGGCAGGCTGTCGATACACGGAAAAACATTCCCGTGACCGTGGGCCGTGGTGCGCAGATTGACTTTGCCTGCCCCAACGACCAGTGCGCGCAAGCGAAGTAA
- a CDS encoding YciI family protein, protein MVDENGPHYFVAFQTPGPKWVPGVKYNEQPEFMNHVGYMNEMQENGQTVLSGPFMKKAGGLNGELEEGGMTIFKAADMEEATRIATDDPTVKSGMLNVEVKMFWVPFHT, encoded by the coding sequence ATGGTTGACGAAAACGGTCCCCACTACTTTGTGGCATTCCAAACCCCCGGCCCGAAGTGGGTCCCGGGCGTAAAGTACAACGAGCAGCCGGAATTCATGAACCACGTCGGTTACATGAACGAGATGCAGGAGAACGGCCAGACCGTCCTCAGCGGTCCGTTCATGAAGAAGGCCGGCGGCCTCAACGGTGAGCTCGAAGAAGGCGGCATGACCATCTTCAAGGCAGCCGACATGGAAGAGGCAACGCGCATTGCCACCGACGACCCCACCGTCAAGTCGGGCATGCTCAACGTTGAGGTCAAGATGTTTTGGGTCCCGTTCCACACCTGA
- a CDS encoding site-specific integrase, giving the protein MRIPHYLQMAPSGVWHYRQRVPVLLAFLLGRAVIKKSLATRDLAGARDLALQWWRAYDELHTHVRKFAMAGMTKDVRLLVERLKKNGTHYRLVTKPDGTIEVEVTGPEDHAMAMEAIARIGELYKEPYVRRADIVAPDAPDAPDASSSTRPPPPPVPAPATPRVASTAHLPDVPIGKAIDQWENDIRAGTRPKTLVIKRMAVADFVKSFGLKRPVHDVTRVEVGQWVSELRARNLATPTIVNRISYLKGFLDWCKGKGYIEFPRNDSPAAGQVSYKAREKRLRKKHGYRAFNDAQLKILFAPGAIARLNSEARLGSWMGLYLGARVSEIGQLALDDFFDVDGMPCMRITNEGDGQSTKNDFSNRTIPVHPELIRMGLLKRVERLRKRGETRLFPKVGKGAMNGAGDWLSKAFGRHIKLALPAPDVGKLGFHSFRKTVIQTLQAAGVTAELRAAYVGHELDDEHHNSYGMDAPKDQVLDAILKLDYPVRPEADSVV; this is encoded by the coding sequence ATGCGCATTCCGCACTACCTGCAAATGGCCCCCTCCGGCGTCTGGCATTACCGCCAGCGCGTGCCCGTGTTGCTTGCCTTCCTGCTTGGCAGGGCGGTCATCAAAAAAAGCCTCGCGACGCGCGACCTCGCTGGTGCCCGCGACCTCGCCCTCCAGTGGTGGCGTGCGTATGATGAACTGCATACACACGTGCGGAAGTTCGCAATGGCAGGGATGACGAAAGACGTGCGGTTGCTCGTTGAGCGATTGAAGAAAAACGGCACGCACTACCGGCTCGTCACGAAGCCCGACGGCACCATTGAAGTTGAAGTCACGGGACCCGAAGACCACGCAATGGCGATGGAAGCCATTGCCCGCATCGGTGAGCTCTACAAAGAGCCGTACGTGCGCCGCGCGGACATCGTCGCACCTGACGCACCTGACGCACCTGACGCATCGTCTTCGACCCGTCCGCCCCCGCCACCCGTGCCGGCACCTGCCACGCCGCGTGTGGCGAGTACCGCCCACCTGCCCGACGTTCCAATCGGCAAGGCCATCGACCAGTGGGAAAACGACATCCGTGCTGGAACGCGCCCCAAGACCCTGGTCATCAAGCGGATGGCGGTGGCCGACTTCGTCAAGTCCTTCGGGCTCAAACGCCCTGTCCATGATGTCACGCGGGTCGAAGTCGGCCAGTGGGTCTCCGAGCTCCGTGCAAGAAACCTTGCCACGCCGACCATCGTCAACCGCATCTCGTATCTCAAAGGCTTCCTCGATTGGTGCAAGGGGAAGGGGTACATCGAATTTCCCCGCAACGACTCGCCGGCCGCAGGCCAGGTGTCGTACAAGGCGCGCGAAAAACGCCTGCGGAAAAAGCACGGCTACCGTGCATTCAATGACGCGCAGCTCAAGATTCTCTTTGCACCGGGTGCCATTGCAAGGCTCAACAGTGAAGCGCGTCTTGGCTCCTGGATGGGGCTCTATCTTGGGGCGCGGGTAAGCGAAATCGGGCAGCTGGCACTCGATGATTTTTTTGATGTCGACGGCATGCCGTGCATGCGCATCACGAACGAAGGCGACGGGCAAAGCACGAAGAACGATTTTTCCAACCGTACGATTCCGGTCCATCCCGAGCTCATCCGGATGGGACTGCTCAAGCGCGTCGAGCGTCTGCGGAAGAGAGGCGAGACGCGCTTGTTCCCGAAAGTCGGCAAGGGTGCGATGAATGGCGCGGGCGACTGGTTGTCGAAAGCCTTTGGCCGCCACATCAAGCTCGCGTTGCCCGCACCGGATGTCGGGAAACTCGGCTTTCATTCGTTCCGGAAAACGGTCATCCAGACCCTGCAGGCCGCAGGCGTCACTGCCGAACTCCGTGCGGCGTACGTCGGCCACGAACTCGACGACGAGCATCACAACTCGTACGGTATGGATGCACCGAAAGACCAGGTGTTGGATGCCATCCTCAAACTCGACTATCCCGTGAGACCGGAAGCGGACAGCGTCGTGTGA
- the serS gene encoding serine--tRNA ligase produces the protein MLDPALLRGRLAETAERLRAARHFDLDVVTIERLESERKALSTETQELQNLRNTRSKAIGQAKAKGEDVAPLMAEVAGIGDTLKANEQALADVQAKLADISAGIPNIPDAEVAIGKDETENVEILRWGHPKAFDFPVQDHVDLGGRHGWLDADAGAKLSGARFTVLRGQLAHLHRALAQFMLDLHTTQHGYLEHNVPLIVNADSMYGTTQLPKFEDDLFGVNVDDKKRYLIPTAEVALTNLVRDSIVEADQLPMRMTAHSMCFRAEAGSYGRDTRGMIRQHQFEKVEMVQITAPEHSMAALEEMVGHAETVLQKLGLPYRKVMLCSGDMGFAAAKTYDLEVWLPSQNTYREISSCSNCTDFQARRMQARWRNPATGKPELVHTLNGSGLAVGRTLVAVMENFQQKDGSIEVPEVLRPYMAGIEAIS, from the coding sequence ATGCTGGATCCCGCACTCCTGCGCGGCCGCCTTGCCGAAACGGCAGAACGCCTCCGCGCCGCCCGCCATTTCGACCTCGACGTTGTCACCATCGAGCGCCTGGAATCCGAGCGCAAGGCCCTCTCCACGGAGACCCAGGAGCTGCAGAACCTGCGTAACACCCGTTCCAAGGCCATCGGCCAGGCGAAAGCCAAGGGTGAGGACGTGGCGCCGCTGATGGCGGAAGTGGCGGGCATCGGCGACACCCTGAAGGCCAACGAGCAGGCCCTGGCGGATGTCCAGGCCAAGCTCGCGGATATCAGCGCCGGTATCCCGAATATCCCCGATGCCGAAGTGGCCATTGGCAAGGACGAGACGGAGAACGTCGAGATCCTGCGCTGGGGCCACCCCAAGGCGTTTGATTTCCCGGTGCAGGACCACGTCGACCTGGGCGGCCGCCACGGCTGGCTGGATGCCGACGCGGGTGCGAAGCTGAGCGGTGCGCGCTTCACGGTGCTGCGCGGCCAGCTGGCCCACCTGCATCGCGCGCTCGCGCAGTTCATGCTTGACCTGCACACGACCCAGCACGGTTACCTTGAGCACAACGTGCCGCTGATCGTGAATGCGGATTCGATGTACGGCACGACGCAGCTGCCGAAGTTCGAGGACGACCTGTTTGGCGTCAACGTCGACGACAAGAAGCGTTACTTGATTCCGACCGCGGAAGTGGCGCTGACCAACCTGGTCCGCGACAGCATCGTCGAAGCCGACCAGCTGCCGATGCGCATGACGGCCCACTCGATGTGCTTCCGTGCGGAAGCCGGCAGCTACGGCCGCGACACCCGCGGCATGATCCGCCAGCACCAGTTCGAGAAGGTGGAGATGGTGCAGATCACCGCCCCCGAGCACAGCATGGCGGCGCTCGAGGAAATGGTCGGCCACGCGGAAACCGTGCTGCAGAAGCTCGGCCTGCCGTACCGCAAGGTGATGCTGTGCAGCGGCGACATGGGCTTCGCCGCCGCCAAGACCTACGACCTCGAAGTCTGGCTGCCCAGCCAGAACACCTACCGCGAAATCAGCAGCTGCTCCAACTGCACCGACTTCCAGGCCCGCCGCATGCAGGCCCGCTGGCGCAACCCGGCCACGGGCAAGCCGGAGCTGGTGCATACGCTTAATGGCTCGGGGCTGGCCGTGGGCCGTACGCTGGTTGCTGTGATGGAGAATTTTCAGCAGAAGGATGGGAGCATTGAGGTTCCTGAGGTGCTGCGGCCCTACATGGCTGGGATCGAAGCCATTAGCTGA